The following proteins are co-located in the Pseudomonas antarctica genome:
- the acnA gene encoding aconitate hydratase AcnA — translation MSSVDSLRTLKTLEIDSKTYHYFSLPEAAKSLGDLDTLPMSLKVLLENLLRWEDNKTVTGADLKAIAAWLKERQSDREIQYRPARVLMQDFTGVPAVVDLAAMRAAVAKAGGDPQRINPLSPVDLVIDHSVMVDKFGSNSAFEQNVDIEMQRNGERYAFLRWGQSAFDNFSVVPPGTGICHQVNLEYLGRTVWTKEEDGRTYAFPDTLVGTDSHTTMINGLGVLGWGVGGIEAEAAMLGQPVSMLIPEVIGFKLTGKLKEGITATDLVLTVTQMLRKKGVVGKFVEFYGDGLADLPLADRATIANMAPEYGATCGFFPVDDVTLDYLRLSGRPAETVKLVEAYTKAQGLWRNAGQEPVFTDTLALDMGSVEASLAGPKRPQDRVSLPNVAQAFSDFLDLQFKPTTKEEGRLESEGGGGVAVGNADLVGETDYEYDGHTYRLKNGAVVIAAITSCTNTSNPSVMMAAGLVAKKAVEKGLTSKPWVKTSLAPGSKVVTDYYKAAGLTQYLDKLGFDLVGYGCTTCIGNSGPLPEPIEKAIQKADLAVASVLSGNRNFEGRVHPLVKTNWLASPPLVVAYALAGTVRIDISSEPLGEGKDGQPVYLKDIWPSSQEIADAVAQVSTGMFHKEYAEVFAGDEQWQAIEVPQAATYVWQKDSTYIQHPPFFDDIAGPLPVIKDVTGANVLALLGDSVTTDHISPAGNIKTDSPAGRYLREQGVEPRDFNSYGSRRGNHEVMMRGTFANIRIRNEMLGGEEGGNTLYIPTGEKMPIYDAAMKYQASGTPLVVIAGQEYGTGSSRDWAAKGTNLLGVKAVIAESFERIHRSNLVGMGVLPLQFKLDQNRKALKLTGKEKIDILGLTDAEIEPRMNLTLVITREDGSSEKVEVLCRIDTLNEVEYFKAGGILHYVLRQLIAS, via the coding sequence ATGTCATCCGTTGATAGCCTGAGAACCCTTAAAACACTGGAAATAGACAGCAAGACCTACCACTACTTCAGTCTGCCCGAAGCGGCCAAGAGCCTGGGTGACCTGGACACGCTGCCGATGTCGCTCAAAGTGCTGCTGGAAAACCTGCTGCGCTGGGAAGACAACAAGACCGTCACCGGCGCCGACCTCAAGGCCATCGCTGCCTGGCTCAAAGAGCGCCAGTCCGACCGCGAAATCCAATACCGCCCCGCCCGCGTGCTGATGCAGGACTTCACCGGCGTGCCCGCCGTGGTCGACCTGGCCGCCATGCGCGCCGCCGTGGCCAAGGCGGGAGGCGACCCGCAGCGTATCAACCCGCTGTCCCCCGTGGACCTGGTGATCGACCACTCGGTAATGGTCGACAAGTTCGGCAGCAACAGCGCGTTTGAGCAGAACGTCGACATCGAAATGCAGCGCAACGGCGAACGCTACGCCTTCCTGCGCTGGGGCCAAAGCGCCTTCGACAACTTCAGCGTCGTGCCACCGGGCACCGGCATCTGCCACCAGGTCAACCTCGAATACCTCGGCCGCACCGTGTGGACCAAAGAGGAAGACGGCCGCACCTACGCCTTCCCCGACACCCTGGTGGGCACCGACTCCCACACCACCATGATCAATGGCCTTGGCGTACTCGGCTGGGGCGTGGGCGGCATCGAAGCGGAAGCGGCGATGCTCGGCCAACCGGTGTCGATGCTGATTCCGGAAGTGATCGGCTTCAAGCTCACCGGCAAACTCAAGGAAGGCATCACGGCCACCGACCTGGTGCTGACCGTCACCCAGATGCTGCGTAAAAAAGGCGTGGTGGGTAAATTCGTCGAATTCTATGGCGACGGCTTGGCCGACTTGCCCCTGGCCGACCGCGCGACCATCGCCAACATGGCCCCGGAATACGGCGCCACCTGCGGCTTTTTCCCCGTGGATGACGTGACCCTGGACTACCTGCGCCTGTCGGGCCGCCCGGCAGAAACCGTGAAGCTGGTCGAGGCCTACACCAAGGCTCAGGGCCTGTGGCGCAATGCCGGCCAGGAGCCAGTGTTCACCGATACCCTGGCGCTGGACATGGGCAGCGTCGAAGCCAGCCTTGCCGGGCCGAAACGCCCGCAGGACCGTGTTTCGTTGCCAAATGTGGCACAAGCCTTCAGTGACTTCCTCGACCTGCAATTCAAACCCACCACCAAAGAAGAAGGCCGCCTGGAAAGTGAAGGCGGTGGCGGTGTCGCCGTGGGCAACGCCGACCTGGTGGGCGAAACTGACTACGAATACGACGGCCATACCTATCGCCTGAAAAACGGCGCGGTGGTGATTGCAGCGATTACCTCGTGCACCAACACCTCCAACCCCAGTGTGATGATGGCTGCAGGCCTGGTGGCGAAAAAGGCCGTGGAAAAAGGCCTCACCAGCAAACCGTGGGTGAAAACCTCGCTGGCACCTGGCTCCAAAGTGGTGACTGACTACTACAAGGCGGCGGGCCTTACCCAGTACCTGGATAAACTCGGTTTCGATCTGGTCGGCTATGGCTGCACCACCTGCATCGGCAACTCCGGCCCACTGCCTGAGCCCATCGAAAAAGCCATCCAGAAAGCTGACCTCGCGGTCGCCTCGGTGCTGTCCGGCAACCGTAACTTTGAGGGTCGCGTACACCCACTGGTGAAAACCAACTGGCTGGCCTCGCCGCCGCTGGTGGTCGCCTATGCATTGGCCGGCACCGTGCGTATCGATATCAGCAGCGAGCCACTGGGCGAAGGCAAGGACGGCCAGCCGGTGTACCTGAAAGACATCTGGCCAAGCAGCCAGGAAATCGCCGACGCCGTCGCCCAGGTCAGCACCGGCATGTTCCACAAGGAATATGCCGAAGTATTTGCCGGTGATGAGCAGTGGCAAGCCATTGAGGTGCCGCAGGCCGCGACTTACGTGTGGCAGAAGGATTCCACCTACATCCAGCACCCGCCGTTCTTCGATGACATTGCCGGGCCACTGCCGGTCATCAAAGACGTCACAGGCGCGAATGTGCTGGCGCTGCTGGGTGATTCGGTGACCACCGACCACATCTCCCCTGCCGGCAACATCAAGACCGACAGCCCCGCCGGGCGCTACCTGCGCGAGCAAGGTGTGGAGCCGCGTGACTTCAACTCCTACGGCTCACGCCGGGGCAACCATGAAGTGATGATGCGCGGCACGTTTGCCAATATCCGCATCCGCAACGAGATGCTCGGCGGCGAGGAAGGCGGCAACACGCTGTACATCCCCACTGGCGAGAAAATGCCCATTTACGACGCGGCCATGAAGTACCAGGCGTCGGGCACGCCGCTGGTGGTGATCGCCGGTCAGGAATACGGCACCGGCTCAAGCCGCGACTGGGCGGCCAAGGGCACCAACCTGCTGGGGGTCAAGGCGGTGATCGCCGAGAGCTTCGAGCGGATTCACCGCTCCAACCTGGTCGGCATGGGCGTGCTGCCACTGCAGTTCAAGCTGGATCAGAACCGCAAGGCGCTCAAACTCACCGGCAAGGAAAAGATCGACATTCTCGGGCTGACCGATGCCGAGATCGAGCCACGGATGAACCTGACGCTGGTGATTACGCGCGAGGATGGCAGCAGCGAGAAGGTCGAGGTGCTGTGCCGGATTGATACCCTCAATGAAGTCGAGTACTTCAAGGCGGGCGGGATTCTGCACTATGTACTGCGCCAGCTGATCGCCTCTTAA
- the rlmM gene encoding 23S rRNA (cytidine(2498)-2'-O)-methyltransferase RlmM, protein MNTLFMHCRPGFEGEVCSEIAEHAARLNVSGYAKTKTGSACAEFVCTEEDGAQRLMHGQRFAELIFPRQWARGVFIDLPETDRISVILAHLQGFPVCGSLWLEMVDTNDGKELSNFCKKFEVHLRKALLNAGKLVDDPSKPRLLLTFKSGREVFMGLAESNNSAMWPMGIPRLKFPRDAPSRSTLKLEEAWHHFIPRDQWDERLHGDMTGVDLGAAPGGWTWQLVNRGMLVTAIDNGPMAESLMDTGLVQHLMADGFTFVPKQPVDWMVCDIVEKPARNAALLETWIGEGYCREAVVNLKLPMKQRYAEVKRLLERIEDGFKARGIRVEIGCKQLYHDREEVTCHLRRLVDVKKTKSR, encoded by the coding sequence ATGAACACCCTTTTTATGCACTGCCGCCCGGGTTTTGAAGGCGAAGTCTGTTCCGAGATCGCGGAACACGCCGCGCGCCTGAACGTTTCCGGCTATGCCAAGACCAAGACCGGCAGCGCCTGCGCCGAATTTGTCTGCACCGAAGAAGACGGCGCCCAGCGCCTGATGCACGGCCAGCGCTTTGCCGAGCTGATCTTCCCGAGGCAGTGGGCGCGCGGGGTGTTCATCGACCTGCCGGAAACCGACCGCATCAGCGTGATCCTCGCCCACCTGCAAGGCTTCCCGGTGTGTGGCAGCCTGTGGCTGGAGATGGTCGACACCAACGACGGCAAGGAGCTCTCGAACTTCTGCAAGAAGTTTGAAGTGCACTTGCGCAAAGCCTTGTTGAACGCCGGCAAGCTGGTGGATGACCCGAGCAAGCCGCGCCTGCTGCTGACCTTCAAAAGCGGCCGTGAAGTGTTCATGGGCCTGGCCGAGTCGAACAACTCGGCGATGTGGCCCATGGGCATCCCGCGCCTGAAATTCCCGCGTGACGCGCCCAGCCGTTCGACCCTGAAACTGGAAGAGGCCTGGCACCACTTCATCCCCCGCGACCAGTGGGATGAGCGCCTGCACGGCGACATGACCGGTGTTGACCTCGGCGCAGCCCCCGGCGGCTGGACCTGGCAACTGGTCAACCGCGGCATGCTGGTGACCGCCATCGACAACGGCCCGATGGCCGAAAGCCTGATGGACACCGGCCTGGTGCAGCATTTGATGGCTGACGGCTTTACCTTCGTGCCCAAGCAGCCGGTAGACTGGATGGTCTGCGACATCGTCGAGAAACCGGCGCGTAACGCGGCCCTGCTGGAAACCTGGATCGGCGAGGGCTATTGCCGCGAGGCGGTGGTGAACCTGAAGTTGCCGATGAAGCAGCGTTACGCCGAAGTGAAACGCTTGCTGGAGCGCATTGAAGACGGTTTCAAGGCGCGTGGTATTCGCGTGGAAATCGGCTGCAAGCAGCTGTACCACGACCGTGAAGAAGTCACCTGTCACCTGCGTCGGCTGGTGGATGTGAAGAAGACCAAGTCGCGCTGA
- the tusA gene encoding sulfurtransferase TusA: MNQPLDLPVDAVLDATGLNCPEPVMMLHQHIRDLPAGGLLKVIATDPSTRRDIPKFCVFLDHELVDQQEHAGTYLYWIRKKSA, translated from the coding sequence ATGAATCAGCCTCTCGATTTGCCCGTAGACGCCGTGCTCGATGCGACGGGCCTCAACTGCCCGGAACCGGTGATGATGCTGCACCAGCACATCCGCGACTTGCCGGCTGGCGGCCTGCTCAAGGTGATCGCGACCGACCCGTCGACCCGCCGCGATATTCCCAAGTTCTGTGTGTTCCTGGACCACGAGCTGGTGGATCAGCAGGAACACGCCGGTACGTACCTGTACTGGATTCGCAAGAAGTCCGCTTAA
- a CDS encoding MATE family efflux transporter encodes MNTATATLSRPARVSREVRSLLTLALPIMIGQLATTAMGFVDAVMAGRVSPRDLAAVALGNSIWIPVYLLMTGTLLATTPKVAQRFGAGHHTEIGPLVRQSLWLAVVVGITALLMLISAEPILHAMKVDPELIKPCMAYLHGIASGMPAIALYYVLRCFSDGMGRTRPSMVMGLCGLALNIPLNYVFIYGHFGVPAMGGVGCGWATAIVMWVMMLGLAAWTRWAPAYQSSELFKRFDWPQWAVIKRVLSIGLPIGIAVFAESSIFAVIALLIGSLGANVVAGHQIALNFSSLVFMIPYSLSMAVTVRVGQALGRGEPREARFAAGVGMGTALTYACLSCSLMLLFREQIATIYTPDPRVIHVASMLIVFAALFQFSDAIQVTAAGALRGYQDTRVTMVLTLFAYWGVGLPVGYALGLTDWLGAASGPSGLWQGLIVGLSCAAAMLVIRLARSARRRIRLV; translated from the coding sequence GTGAACACCGCCACCGCGACCCTCTCCCGCCCCGCCCGCGTCAGTCGCGAGGTGCGCAGCCTGCTGACCCTGGCCCTGCCGATCATGATCGGCCAACTCGCCACCACTGCCATGGGTTTCGTCGATGCGGTGATGGCCGGGCGCGTGAGCCCGCGAGACCTGGCAGCGGTGGCCCTGGGCAACTCGATCTGGATTCCGGTGTACCTGCTGATGACCGGCACGCTGCTGGCCACCACGCCCAAAGTCGCCCAGCGCTTCGGCGCCGGCCACCACACCGAGATTGGCCCGCTGGTGCGCCAATCCCTATGGCTGGCGGTGGTGGTGGGCATTACTGCCCTGCTGATGCTGATCAGCGCCGAACCGATCCTGCACGCGATGAAGGTCGACCCCGAGCTGATCAAACCCTGCATGGCCTACCTGCACGGCATCGCGTCCGGCATGCCGGCCATCGCCCTGTATTACGTGTTGCGTTGCTTCAGTGATGGCATGGGCCGTACGCGCCCAAGCATGGTCATGGGCCTGTGCGGGCTGGCGTTGAACATTCCACTGAACTACGTGTTCATTTATGGCCACTTCGGTGTGCCGGCCATGGGCGGCGTGGGCTGTGGCTGGGCCACGGCCATTGTGATGTGGGTGATGATGCTCGGCCTCGCCGCTTGGACCCGCTGGGCACCGGCGTACCAGAGCAGCGAATTGTTCAAGCGTTTCGACTGGCCGCAATGGGCAGTGATCAAGCGCGTGCTGAGCATCGGCCTGCCGATCGGGATCGCGGTGTTTGCCGAATCGAGCATTTTTGCGGTGATCGCCCTGCTGATCGGCAGCCTGGGCGCCAACGTGGTGGCCGGGCACCAGATTGCGCTGAACTTCAGCTCGCTGGTGTTCATGATCCCCTATTCGCTGAGCATGGCGGTCACGGTGCGGGTCGGCCAGGCATTGGGTCGTGGCGAGCCGCGTGAAGCTCGTTTTGCCGCCGGAGTCGGCATGGGCACGGCACTCACCTACGCGTGCCTGTCCTGCAGCCTGATGCTGCTGTTTCGCGAACAGATTGCCACGATTTACACGCCTGACCCGCGGGTGATCCACGTGGCGTCGATGCTGATCGTGTTTGCGGCGCTGTTCCAGTTCTCCGACGCGATCCAGGTCACCGCGGCCGGCGCGCTGCGTGGCTACCAGGACACGCGGGTGACCATGGTGCTGACCTTGTTTGCTTACTGGGGCGTGGGGTTGCCGGTGGGTTATGCCCTGGGGCTGACCGATTGGCTGGGCGCGGCGAGTGGGCCGAGTGGCCTGTGGCAAGGGCTGATCGTGGGCTTGAGCTGCGCCGCGGCGATGCTGGTGATCCGCCTGGCACGCAGCGCGCGCCGGCGGATTCGCCTGGTTTAA
- the pdxB gene encoding 4-phosphoerythronate dehydrogenase PdxB produces the protein MLIVADENIPLLDAFFEGFGEIRRVPGRSIDRATVEQADVLLVRSVTNVNRALLEGTQVRFVGTCTIGTDHLDLDYFKQAGVTWSSAPGCNARGVVDYVLGSLQTLAEIEGADLNQRTYGVVGAGEVGGRLVQVLKGLGWNVLVCDPPRQIAEDGDYVSLQQIIEQCDVISLHTPLTKSGNGSTWHLFDRERLNRLKPGTWLINASRGPVVDNAALREVLLQREDLQAVLDVWEGEPEVDVDLADLCVLATPHIAGYSLDGKQRGTAQIYQALCAHLGHEPSIQLSDLLPPPWLAEVHLNASTDPAWALATLCRSVYDPRRDDADFRRSLVGTVQEQRKAFDLLRKHYPERREIDGLKVRINGESAQLSNIVSALGAVAI, from the coding sequence ATGCTGATTGTTGCCGACGAAAATATTCCGCTGCTCGATGCCTTCTTTGAGGGGTTTGGCGAAATTCGCCGGGTGCCCGGTCGTTCCATCGACCGCGCCACGGTCGAGCAGGCCGATGTGCTGCTGGTGCGCTCGGTGACCAACGTTAATCGCGCCTTGCTGGAAGGCACACAAGTGCGCTTTGTCGGCACCTGCACCATCGGCACCGATCACCTGGACCTGGATTACTTCAAGCAGGCCGGTGTCACCTGGTCCAGCGCCCCCGGTTGCAATGCGCGGGGCGTGGTGGACTATGTGCTGGGCAGCTTGCAGACCCTGGCCGAAATCGAAGGCGCCGACCTCAACCAGCGCACCTACGGTGTGGTGGGTGCCGGTGAAGTGGGCGGCCGCCTGGTACAGGTACTCAAGGGCCTGGGCTGGAACGTATTGGTGTGTGACCCGCCGCGCCAGATCGCCGAAGACGGTGATTACGTCAGCCTGCAGCAGATTATCGAGCAGTGCGACGTGATCAGCCTGCACACGCCGCTGACCAAGTCCGGCAACGGTTCCACCTGGCACCTGTTTGACCGCGAGCGGCTCAACCGCCTCAAGCCCGGCACTTGGCTGATCAACGCCAGCCGTGGTCCGGTGGTGGATAACGCCGCCCTGCGCGAGGTGCTGCTGCAGCGCGAAGACCTGCAAGCTGTGCTGGATGTGTGGGAAGGCGAGCCCGAAGTGGACGTCGACCTGGCCGACCTGTGCGTGTTGGCCACTCCGCATATCGCAGGCTACAGCCTCGATGGCAAGCAGCGCGGTACCGCGCAGATTTACCAGGCACTCTGCGCGCACCTCGGCCACGAACCGAGCATTCAGTTAAGTGATCTGCTGCCGCCACCGTGGCTGGCCGAGGTGCACCTGAACGCGTCGACCGATCCGGCCTGGGCCTTGGCGACGTTGTGCCGCAGCGTGTACGACCCGCGCCGCGATGATGCGGATTTCCGTCGCAGCCTTGTCGGAACCGTGCAAGAGCAACGCAAGGCGTTCGACCTCCTGCGCAAGCACTACCCGGAGCGGCGTGAGATTGACGGCTTGAAAGTACGCATTAACGGGGAATCGGCGCAGTTGTCGAACATCGTGTCCGCGCTGGGCGCGGTAGCGATTTAA
- a CDS encoding PA1571 family protein, whose translation MTLQNSSDAKIEVIRQPQHLPCSVIDAQGREVQITEEMIQQACRELEQRLVKPAKQG comes from the coding sequence ATGACCTTGCAAAACAGCAGCGATGCCAAGATTGAAGTGATCCGCCAACCGCAGCATCTGCCTTGCTCCGTCATCGACGCCCAAGGCCGCGAAGTGCAGATTACCGAAGAGATGATCCAGCAAGCATGTCGCGAGCTGGAACAGCGATTGGTCAAGCCTGCCAAGCAAGGCTGA
- a CDS encoding ABC transporter transmembrane domain-containing protein: MPSMFSVRQRRAIRLASRFIAPYRWQALGALLALIVTAGITLSMGQGIRLLVDQGFMTQSPHLLNQSIGLFMILVLGLAVGTFARFYLVSWIGERVVADIRRQVFNHLIYLHPGFYENNRSSEIQSRLTTDTTLLQSVIGSSLSLFLRNALMVIGGIVLLFVTNPKLTSIVVIALPLVLAPILIFGRRVRSLSRLSQDRIADVGSYVSETLGQIKTVQAYNHQVQDEQRFAVTVEEAFATARKRIAQRAWLITLVIMLVLGAVGVMLWVGGMDVIGGRISGGELAAFVFYSLIVGSAVGTLSEVLGELQRAAGAAERIGELLQSTNEIHAPTDGTVRLPARVSGRMELQDLRFSYPSRPDSYAIDGLSLTINPGETLALVGPSGAGKSTIFDLLLRFYDPQQGRILLEGHALTELDPMDLRRHFALVSQSPALFFGSVEENIRYGNPSATTAQVEAAARIAHAHDFILQMPDGYQTHLGDGGMGLSGGQRQRLAIARALLVDAPILLLDEATSALDAQSEHLIQQALPQLMHGRTTLVIAHRLATVKNADRIAVMDQGKLVAVGTHQQLIASNPLYARLAALQFSDGVEAE; the protein is encoded by the coding sequence ATGCCTTCCATGTTCTCCGTCCGTCAACGCCGTGCTATTCGACTGGCCAGCCGCTTTATTGCGCCGTACCGCTGGCAGGCGCTGGGTGCGTTGTTGGCACTCATCGTCACTGCGGGCATCACTTTGTCCATGGGGCAGGGCATTCGCCTGCTGGTGGATCAGGGGTTCATGACCCAGTCACCGCACCTGCTCAACCAGTCCATCGGCCTGTTCATGATCCTGGTGCTGGGCCTGGCCGTGGGTACGTTTGCACGGTTTTATTTGGTGTCATGGATCGGCGAGCGAGTGGTGGCGGACATCCGCCGGCAAGTTTTCAACCACCTGATCTACCTGCACCCAGGCTTTTACGAGAACAACCGCAGCTCGGAAATCCAGTCGCGGCTGACCACTGACACCACCTTGTTGCAATCGGTGATCGGCTCGTCGCTGTCGCTGTTCCTGCGCAACGCCTTGATGGTCATCGGCGGCATCGTCCTGCTGTTTGTCACCAACCCCAAGCTCACCAGCATCGTGGTCATCGCGCTGCCGCTGGTGCTGGCGCCGATCCTGATCTTCGGTCGGCGCGTGCGTAGCCTGTCGCGCTTGAGCCAGGACCGTATCGCCGATGTCGGCAGCTACGTGTCCGAGACCCTCGGCCAAATCAAGACCGTGCAGGCCTACAACCACCAGGTGCAGGACGAACAACGGTTCGCCGTCACCGTGGAAGAGGCGTTTGCCACCGCGCGCAAGCGCATCGCGCAGCGTGCCTGGCTGATTACCCTGGTGATCATGCTGGTGCTGGGTGCCGTGGGCGTGATGCTGTGGGTGGGCGGGATGGACGTGATCGGCGGGCGCATTTCCGGCGGTGAGCTGGCGGCGTTCGTGTTTTACAGCTTGATCGTCGGCAGCGCCGTCGGCACCTTGAGTGAAGTGCTCGGCGAGTTGCAGCGCGCGGCGGGGGCCGCCGAACGGATTGGTGAATTGTTGCAATCGACCAACGAAATCCACGCGCCCACGGATGGCACCGTGCGGTTGCCGGCACGGGTCAGCGGCCGTATGGAGCTGCAAGACCTGCGCTTTTCCTACCCTTCGCGGCCGGACAGCTACGCCATCGACGGCTTGAGCCTGACCATCAACCCCGGCGAAACCCTGGCCCTCGTAGGCCCGTCCGGCGCCGGTAAGTCGACGATATTCGACCTGCTGCTGCGTTTCTACGACCCCCAGCAAGGCCGCATCCTGCTCGAAGGCCACGCGCTGACGGAACTCGACCCCATGGACCTGCGCCGGCACTTCGCGCTGGTGTCCCAAAGCCCGGCGCTGTTTTTCGGCAGCGTCGAAGAAAACATCCGCTACGGCAATCCGTCTGCCACGACCGCCCAGGTCGAGGCTGCCGCGCGCATCGCCCACGCCCATGACTTCATCCTGCAAATGCCCGATGGCTACCAGACCCACCTTGGCGACGGCGGCATGGGCCTCTCCGGCGGCCAACGCCAACGTCTGGCCATCGCCCGCGCGTTGCTGGTGGACGCGCCGATCCTGCTGCTCGACGAAGCCACCAGCGCCCTCGATGCCCAGAGCGAACACCTGATCCAGCAGGCGCTGCCCCAATTAATGCACGGCCGCACCACCCTGGTCATCGCGCACCGATTGGCCACGGTGAAGAACGCGGATCGGATCGCGGTGATGGACCAGGGCAAGTTGGTAGCGGTCGGCACGCATCAGCAGTTGATTGCGAGCAATCCGCTGTATGCGCGGTTGGCGGCATTGCAGTTCAGTGATGGGGTGGAGGCGGAATGA
- a CDS encoding transglycosylase SLT domain-containing protein, whose product MRSRLFNFLSCLLLSATAVQSAQAVDLTTQRQYYDEAKRALAKGDSGPYMQYSQALADYPLTPYLAYDELTARLKTASNEEIEQFLAKNGDLPQANWMKLRWLRWLADRGDWQTFEKYYDAKLNFVELDCLHGQYQLTHNLKAEGYKTTEKLWLTGKSQPAACDATFGQWAADGQLTEQKIWDRAKLAAEARNYALANSLVKTLPTLGAQGRLMVDVAQKPDMLGDPSRFLPANEAMSDAVGLGLRRLARQDPDKAMALLDGYASSMHFSRDEKVSIAREIGLTLARRYDPRALDVMTKYDPELRDNTVSEWRLRLLLRLARWEDAYQLTRKLPQDLATTNRWRYWQARSLELAEPKNPQPLVLYKNLAQERDFYGFLAADRSKAPYQLKNKPLVMSQALVNKVRNTPGVRRALEFYARGQIVDGRREWYHVSRHFNRDEMVAQAKLAYDMKWYFPAIRTISQAQYWDDLDIRFPMAHRDTLVREAKVRGLHSSWVFAITRQESAFMDDARSGVGASGLMQLMPGTAKETARKFSIPLASPAQVLDPDKNIQLGAAYLSQVHSQFNGNRVLASAAYNAGPGRVRQWLRGADHLSFDVWVESIPFDETRQYVQNVLSYSVIYGQKLNSPQPLVDWHERYFDDQ is encoded by the coding sequence ATGCGCAGTCGCCTTTTCAACTTTTTATCTTGTCTGCTTCTTTCCGCCACCGCCGTTCAATCCGCCCAGGCCGTGGACCTCACCACCCAACGTCAATATTACGATGAAGCCAAACGCGCCCTCGCCAAAGGCGACAGCGGCCCCTACATGCAATACAGCCAGGCCCTGGCCGACTACCCGCTCACGCCGTACCTGGCCTATGACGAACTGACCGCCCGCCTGAAAACCGCGAGCAACGAGGAAATCGAACAGTTCCTCGCCAAAAACGGCGACCTGCCCCAGGCCAACTGGATGAAGCTGCGCTGGTTGCGCTGGCTGGCCGACCGTGGCGACTGGCAGACGTTTGAAAAGTACTACGACGCCAAGCTTAATTTCGTCGAACTGGACTGCCTGCATGGCCAGTACCAACTCACCCACAATCTGAAAGCCGAAGGCTACAAGACCACCGAAAAACTCTGGCTGACCGGCAAATCCCAACCCGCCGCCTGTGATGCCACCTTCGGCCAGTGGGCCGCCGATGGCCAACTCACCGAACAGAAAATCTGGGACCGCGCCAAGCTTGCCGCCGAAGCCCGCAACTACGCGCTGGCCAATAGCCTGGTGAAAACCCTGCCGACCCTCGGTGCCCAAGGCCGCCTGATGGTGGACGTAGCGCAAAAGCCCGACATGCTCGGTGACCCGTCACGCTTCCTGCCGGCCAACGAAGCCATGTCTGACGCCGTAGGCCTGGGCCTGCGCCGCCTGGCACGCCAGGACCCGGACAAGGCGATGGCCCTGCTCGACGGTTACGCCAGCAGCATGCACTTCTCCCGTGACGAAAAAGTGTCGATCGCCCGCGAAATCGGCCTGACCCTGGCCCGCCGCTACGATCCGCGCGCCCTGGACGTGATGACCAAATACGACCCAGAGCTGCGCGACAACACCGTTTCCGAATGGCGCCTGCGTCTGCTGTTGCGCCTGGCCCGCTGGGAAGATGCCTACCAGCTCACCCGCAAACTCCCACAAGACCTCGCCACCACCAATCGCTGGCGTTACTGGCAAGCGCGCAGTCTTGAACTGGCCGAGCCGAAAAACCCGCAACCGTTGGTGCTGTACAAAAACCTCGCGCAGGAACGTGATTTCTACGGTTTCCTCGCCGCTGACCGTTCCAAAGCGCCGTATCAACTGAAAAACAAACCGTTGGTGATGAGCCAGGCACTGGTCAATAAGGTCCGCAACACCCCGGGTGTGCGCCGTGCGCTGGAGTTCTATGCACGTGGCCAAATCGTTGACGGCCGCCGCGAGTGGTACCACGTCAGCCGCCACTTCAACCGCGATGAAATGGTCGCCCAGGCCAAGTTGGCCTATGACATGAAGTGGTACTTCCCGGCGATCCGGACCATCAGCCAGGCGCAGTATTGGGACGACCTGGATATCCGCTTCCCAATGGCCCACCGCGACACCCTGGTGCGCGAAGCCAAGGTACGTGGCCTGCATTCCAGCTGGGTATTTGCCATTACTCGCCAGGAAAGCGCCTTCATGGATGACGCCCGCTCCGGCGTCGGCGCCAGCGGCCTGATGCAACTGATGCCCGGCACCGCCAAGGAAACCGCACGCAAGTTCAGCATCCCGCTCGCCTCCCCGGCCCAGGTGCTGGACCCGGACAAAAACATCCAGCTCGGCGCCGCCTACCTGAGCCAGGTGCACAGCCAGTTCAACGGTAACCGCGTACTCGCTTCCGCTGCCTACAACGCTGGCCCCGGTCGCGTGCGCCAATGGCTGCGCGGTGCCGATCACCTGAGTTTCGACGTGTGGGTGGAAAGCATCCCGTTCGACGAAACCCGCCAGTATGTGCAGAACGTGCTGTCTTATTCGGTGATCTACGGGCAGAAGCTCAACTCGCCACAGCCGTTGGTGGATTGGCATGAGCGCTACTTTGATGATCAGTAA